Proteins encoded by one window of Halomonas chromatireducens:
- the kduD gene encoding 2-dehydro-3-deoxy-D-gluconate 5-dehydrogenase KduD: MSRFDLHGRVAMITGSNKGLGQGLAVALAEAGADIVGVNRSAADETRSLIEALGCRYIDVRAELSHDAPADIVARALEAAGRLDILINNAGTIRRAPALEFSEEDWDAVVDVNLKASFFLAQSVARHLVERNAPGRIVNIASVLSFQGGIRVPSYTASKSGILGLTRLLANEWATHGITVNAIAPGYMATDNTQALREDTTRSAEILGRIPAGRWGTPEDLAGAVIFLCSDAAAYVNGHTLAVDGGWLAR; encoded by the coding sequence ATGTCACGCTTTGATCTGCATGGCCGAGTGGCCATGATCACCGGCTCCAACAAGGGCCTCGGTCAGGGCCTGGCCGTGGCGCTGGCCGAGGCCGGCGCCGACATCGTCGGGGTCAACCGCAGCGCCGCCGACGAGACCCGCTCACTCATCGAGGCGCTGGGATGCCGCTATATCGACGTCCGGGCCGAACTGAGCCATGACGCCCCGGCCGATATCGTCGCACGCGCCCTTGAGGCAGCCGGCCGGCTCGATATCCTGATCAACAACGCGGGAACCATCCGTCGCGCACCCGCCCTCGAATTCAGCGAGGAGGACTGGGACGCTGTAGTGGACGTCAACCTAAAGGCTTCGTTCTTCCTCGCCCAGTCGGTGGCTCGCCATCTGGTAGAACGCAACGCGCCGGGGCGCATCGTCAACATTGCCTCTGTATTGTCATTCCAGGGCGGCATCCGGGTTCCGTCCTACACCGCCAGCAAGAGCGGCATCCTCGGCTTGACCCGGCTACTGGCCAACGAGTGGGCCACCCACGGCATCACCGTCAACGCCATCGCCCCCGGCTACATGGCTACCGATAACACCCAGGCGCTACGCGAGGACACCACCCGAAGTGCCGAGATCCTGGGTCGCATACCCGCCGGCCGCTGGGGCACCCCCGAGGACCTTGCCGGCGCCGTGATCTTCCTGTGTTCCGACGCCGCTGCCTACGTCAACGGCCATACGCTGGCAGTGGACGGCGGTTGGCTGGCACGTTGA
- a CDS encoding SDR family oxidoreductase, which yields MRLKDKTALITAAGQGIGRATALRFAAEGARVIATDLDSEKLQDLDGKERIETRRLDVLDAQAMEALAAELPPLDALFNCAGFVASGSLLTGSDDDWELSLALNVTAMVRLTRTFLPAMIDHGGGSIINMASVASSLKGVPNRCAYGTTKAAVIGLTKSIAADYIDKGIRCNAICPGTVDSPSLRQRIRDQADQQGRTEAEVLADFLARQPLGRLGTPEEIAALATYLAADESAYTTGTAQVIDGGWLI from the coding sequence ATGCGATTGAAGGACAAGACGGCCTTGATCACCGCTGCCGGCCAGGGCATAGGTCGCGCTACCGCCCTACGCTTCGCCGCGGAGGGCGCACGGGTCATCGCCACCGATCTCGATAGCGAGAAGCTGCAGGACCTGGACGGTAAAGAACGGATCGAGACCCGCCGCCTGGATGTGCTCGACGCCCAGGCCATGGAGGCACTGGCTGCAGAGTTGCCACCCCTGGACGCACTCTTCAACTGTGCAGGATTTGTGGCCAGCGGCTCACTGCTGACCGGCTCGGACGATGACTGGGAGCTGTCGTTGGCGCTCAACGTCACCGCCATGGTACGCCTGACCCGAACTTTTCTCCCGGCCATGATCGACCACGGAGGTGGCAGCATCATCAACATGGCCTCGGTGGCCTCCAGCCTCAAGGGGGTACCCAACCGCTGCGCCTACGGCACCACCAAGGCGGCAGTGATCGGCTTGACCAAGTCGATCGCCGCCGACTACATCGACAAGGGCATCCGCTGCAACGCCATCTGCCCCGGCACCGTGGATTCCCCCTCGCTGCGCCAGCGTATTCGCGATCAGGCCGATCAACAGGGACGCACCGAGGCCGAGGTGCTAGCCGACTTCCTTGCCCGCCAGCCGCTCGGCCGGCTAGGCACTCCAGAAGAAATTGCCGCCCTGGCCACCTATCTCGCCGCGGACGAATCCGCCTACACCACCGGCACCGCCCAGGTCATCGACGGCGGCTGGCTGATTTGA
- a CDS encoding biotin carboxylase: MRKITTIADVRRHFLSNKEPIYFISATNFNLLGIGDWVGSFRHINYIDCFDGQQRNVFVPKEKFPRDFESIEDINNYLLEHKEVIDFIGSRADGESAGVAAFLMFDEHTEEVCKQLGLRVAFPPAALRQRMDNKIETVRIGNKAGVPSVPNVLAKVGSYQELCEVSQELGNDLVVQTAFGDSGHTTFFIASEEDYYKHAEEIEAEPEVKIMKRINCRGSAIEACATRCGTVVGPLMTELVGFKTLTPYKGGWCGNEMFAGAFTQEIRDKAREYTFLFGEALREEGYRGYFELDFLIDMDNGEVYLGELNPRVTGASSLTNVAAFAHSDIPLFLFHLLEFSDLDFELDIEEINHRWSHPDSVDSWSQLVIKHTDESVDLLTQAPRTGVWKMAEDGSIGYDHYSYHPHAAENDQEGFFLRISGAGDFRYEGADLGILITRGRLMDDDFQLTERARAWIDGIRGQYAGQSLQDPVVEEVAVSHAVGGGNFKIL; this comes from the coding sequence ATGCGCAAGATAACAACAATTGCCGACGTTCGCCGCCATTTTCTCAGCAACAAGGAGCCGATCTACTTCATTTCCGCCACCAACTTCAATCTGCTTGGCATCGGCGATTGGGTGGGCAGCTTCCGTCACATCAACTACATCGACTGCTTCGATGGCCAGCAGCGCAACGTCTTTGTGCCCAAGGAGAAATTCCCCCGGGACTTCGAGAGCATCGAGGACATCAACAACTACCTGCTCGAGCACAAGGAGGTGATCGACTTCATCGGTTCCCGAGCTGATGGAGAGAGCGCCGGTGTGGCCGCCTTCCTGATGTTCGACGAACATACCGAGGAGGTCTGCAAGCAGCTGGGGCTGCGGGTCGCCTTCCCTCCCGCGGCACTCCGGCAGCGCATGGACAACAAGATCGAGACGGTGCGCATCGGCAACAAGGCCGGCGTGCCCAGCGTTCCCAATGTCCTGGCCAAGGTCGGCAGCTATCAGGAACTGTGCGAGGTAAGCCAGGAGCTGGGCAATGACCTGGTGGTACAGACCGCCTTCGGCGACTCCGGTCACACCACCTTCTTCATCGCCAGCGAAGAGGACTACTACAAGCACGCCGAGGAGATCGAGGCCGAGCCCGAGGTCAAGATCATGAAGCGCATCAACTGCCGCGGCTCGGCGATCGAGGCCTGTGCCACCCGCTGCGGAACCGTGGTAGGCCCGCTGATGACGGAGCTGGTCGGCTTCAAGACGCTGACGCCCTACAAGGGGGGGTGGTGCGGCAACGAGATGTTCGCCGGCGCCTTTACCCAGGAGATCCGCGACAAGGCCCGTGAGTACACCTTTCTGTTCGGCGAGGCCCTGCGCGAGGAGGGCTACCGCGGCTACTTCGAGCTCGACTTCCTGATCGACATGGACAACGGCGAAGTCTACCTGGGCGAGCTCAACCCGCGGGTCACCGGCGCTAGCTCGTTGACCAACGTGGCTGCCTTCGCCCACTCCGATATTCCGCTGTTCCTCTTCCACCTGCTGGAGTTCTCGGATCTCGATTTCGAGCTGGACATCGAGGAGATCAACCACCGCTGGTCGCATCCCGACAGCGTCGATAGCTGGAGCCAACTGGTGATCAAGCACACCGACGAGAGCGTCGACCTGCTCACCCAGGCCCCGCGTACCGGCGTGTGGAAGATGGCCGAGGACGGCAGCATCGGCTACGACCACTACAGCTATCACCCCCACGCCGCCGAGAACGACCAGGAGGGTTTCTTCCTGCGCATCAGCGGCGCCGGCGACTTCCGCTACGAGGGGGCGGATCTCGGTATCCTGATCACCCGCGGCCGGTTGATGGACGATGACTTCCAGCTCACCGAGCGCGCCCGTGCCTGGATCGACGGCATTCGCGGCCAGTATGCCGGCCAGTCGCTGCAGGACCCGGTGGTGGAGGAGGTGGCCGTCAGCCATGCCGTCGGTGGCGGCAACTTCAAGATTCTCTGA
- a CDS encoding C45 family autoproteolytic acyltransferase/hydolase, producing MEKTLIFRTVREESPGAKWQSLFDYHWPAYEQWYLAEGERERPAYLACYNALRQHMPELLDTYRTLCDLAGGGDLAARLLSLYRPPPYITGCSQAVLARSDTTVLARNYDYPPELCEGTILYTNWNGRGVIAMSDCLWGVLDGINDRGLSVSLAFGGRKVVGEGFGAPIILRYILEFCDTVPEAAAVLARVPTHMAYNITVADAAGRYVTAMIAPDQRASIRRVPVATNHQKKIEWYAHALASETLIRERQLSILVDDEATTEERLVSAFFSPPLFRHDYRRGLGTVYTAVYRPRDGHAQYHWPGMWLKLSFDHFPEQQLTVRYGARGLNAG from the coding sequence ATGGAGAAGACGCTGATTTTTCGCACCGTCCGCGAGGAGAGCCCGGGCGCCAAGTGGCAGTCGCTGTTCGACTACCACTGGCCGGCCTATGAGCAGTGGTACCTGGCCGAGGGCGAGCGTGAGCGTCCGGCCTATCTGGCCTGCTACAACGCCCTGCGACAGCATATGCCGGAATTGCTGGATACCTACCGGACCCTCTGCGACCTGGCCGGCGGCGGTGACCTGGCCGCGCGGCTGCTGAGTCTCTATCGGCCGCCTCCCTATATCACCGGCTGCTCCCAGGCGGTGCTGGCGCGCAGCGACACCACCGTGCTGGCGCGCAACTACGACTACCCGCCAGAGCTCTGCGAAGGGACCATCCTCTACACCAACTGGAACGGGCGTGGCGTCATTGCCATGTCCGACTGCCTCTGGGGGGTCCTCGATGGCATCAACGACAGAGGCCTTTCGGTATCGCTGGCCTTCGGCGGCCGCAAGGTGGTGGGGGAGGGCTTCGGCGCGCCGATCATCCTGCGCTACATTCTGGAGTTCTGCGATACAGTGCCGGAGGCCGCCGCCGTGCTGGCCCGGGTGCCGACGCATATGGCCTACAACATCACCGTGGCCGATGCCGCCGGTCGCTATGTCACGGCGATGATCGCCCCGGACCAGCGTGCCAGCATTCGCCGCGTACCGGTGGCCACCAACCACCAGAAGAAGATCGAATGGTATGCCCATGCGCTGGCCTCCGAGACCCTGATCCGCGAGCGCCAGCTGTCGATCCTGGTGGACGACGAGGCGACGACCGAGGAGCGCCTGGTCTCGGCCTTCTTTTCGCCGCCGCTGTTTCGCCACGACTACCGGCGCGGGCTGGGGACCGTCTATACCGCGGTCTACCGGCCCCGGGACGGGCATGCTCAGTATCACTGGCCGGGAATGTGGCTGAAACTCTCCTTCGATCACTTTCCGGAGCAACAGCTGACCGTGCGCTACGGCGCGCGCGGCCTCAATGCAGGCTGA
- a CDS encoding ureidoglycolate lyase, producing the protein MKLLRFGPKGQEKPGLLDADGVIRDLSAHLPDLDGHHLNRDFLARLSALDASSLPEVSADPRLGPCVGNVGKFICIGLNYSDHAAETGASVPPEPVVFNKWTSAICGPNDDVIIPRDATKTDWEVELGVVIGKEARYVREADAMDHVAGFCVVNDVSEREFQLERSGTWDKGKGCDTFGPLGPWLVTPDEVSDPHALDLWLEVDGHRYQDGNTRTMVYQIPFLISYLSRFMSLQPGDVISTGTPPGVGMGQKPPTYLKPGQRMRLGIEGLGEQHQTVVAEPSH; encoded by the coding sequence ATGAAATTGCTGCGCTTCGGCCCCAAGGGCCAAGAAAAACCCGGCCTGCTCGACGCCGACGGCGTGATCCGCGACCTATCGGCCCACCTGCCCGACCTTGACGGTCATCACCTGAACCGCGACTTCCTGGCCCGGCTGTCCGCGCTTGACGCGTCAAGCCTGCCAGAGGTCTCGGCCGATCCCCGCCTCGGGCCCTGTGTGGGAAATGTCGGAAAATTCATCTGCATCGGCCTCAACTACTCCGACCATGCCGCCGAAACCGGGGCCAGCGTCCCGCCGGAGCCAGTAGTCTTCAACAAATGGACCAGCGCCATCTGCGGGCCAAACGACGACGTCATCATCCCCCGTGACGCCACCAAGACAGACTGGGAAGTGGAGCTTGGCGTGGTGATCGGCAAGGAAGCGCGCTACGTGAGGGAGGCCGACGCCATGGATCACGTGGCAGGCTTCTGCGTTGTCAACGACGTCTCCGAGCGCGAGTTCCAGCTCGAGCGCAGCGGCACCTGGGACAAGGGCAAGGGCTGTGACACCTTCGGTCCGCTGGGACCTTGGCTGGTGACCCCGGACGAGGTCTCCGACCCCCATGCCCTGGACCTCTGGCTGGAGGTGGACGGCCACCGCTACCAGGACGGCAACACCCGCACCATGGTCTACCAGATTCCTTTCCTGATCAGCTACCTGAGCCGCTTCATGAGCCTGCAGCCGGGCGACGTCATCTCCACCGGCACGCCGCCCGGCGTGGGAATGGGCCAGAAGCCGCCAACCTACCTGAAGCCCGGTCAGCGCATGCGCCTGGGCATCGAGGGGCTCGGCGAGCAGCATCAAACCGTCGTTGCCGAACCCAGCCACTGA
- a CDS encoding aminotransferase class I/II-fold pyridoxal phosphate-dependent enzyme — MQETSQSESSYTVPETAYTALGFYHKISQLRADTWNALKRDLGILVKLNDESRAKNLIKAIDVKLTRLEIIEDYHAFPSKEDFRHLWSLFDRDEYVLLEKVVKRLVRALISESYRRRHVDLSDSDANAEDLETLDALAQLRRGHPASNSAAQPYFELLIVDNLSPQEEEVVREAFRNMRRPEDKFVYDVVTVRSFEDALIAVLVNPNIQACLIRYEFPYKSKYNLSALRNYLEGLSEKELENQTEAERSILLSSMIHELRPEIDQFLVTSGDVEATASRDIRYFNRIFYRETDYIEQHHTILRAIDNRYRTPFFDALREYSKKPTGVFHAMPISRGKSVTRSHWAGQMIDFYGINIFLAETSATSGGLDSLLQPYGPIKKAQEYAARAFGARQSFFVTNGTSTANKIVVQALVKPRDIVLVDRDCHKSHHYGMVLAGAHVSYLDSYPLHDYSMYGAVPLHEIKKTLLGYKRSGQLHKVKMLLLTNCTFDGVVYNVRRVMEECLAIKPDLVFLWDEAWFAFASFNPTYRPRTAMNAARTLRERYRSDKYREEYAAWKAEFDELDPDDDATWLERRLMPDPDQVRIRAYATHSTHKTLTSLRQGSMIHVFDQDYRQKVEAPFHEAYMTHTSTSPNYQIVASLDVGRMQAEMEGFELVHAQVEAALSLREQLYSHPLLQKYFRVLKNKDMVPAEYRESGVESYYDPVTGWNKMEEAWARDEFVVDPSRITIAIGATGVDGDTFKNEFLMNKYGIQINKTSRNTVLFMTNIGTTRGSIAYLLDVLIKLAKEFDNLWEDSSRPERKIIENRVHSLTQELPPLPDFSRFHDAFRPDAESATPEGDIRRAYFLSYDEENTEYLRFDNGELQGQMRSGRDVVSASFVIPYPPGFPVLVPGQVVSEGILHFLQALDVTEIHGYRPELGLLVFTEEALSAPPDS; from the coding sequence ATGCAAGAGACCAGTCAATCCGAATCGTCCTATACGGTGCCTGAAACGGCCTATACGGCGCTGGGTTTCTACCACAAGATCTCACAGCTGCGAGCCGATACCTGGAACGCCCTCAAGCGGGACCTGGGCATTCTGGTCAAGCTCAACGATGAGAGCCGGGCGAAGAACCTGATAAAGGCCATCGACGTCAAGCTCACCCGGCTGGAGATCATCGAGGACTACCACGCCTTCCCCTCCAAGGAGGACTTTCGTCATCTCTGGTCGCTCTTCGACCGCGACGAATACGTATTGCTGGAGAAGGTGGTCAAGCGCCTGGTTCGTGCGCTGATCAGCGAATCCTACCGTCGTCGCCATGTCGATCTCAGCGACAGCGACGCCAATGCCGAAGACCTGGAAACCCTGGATGCCCTGGCCCAGCTGCGGCGTGGCCATCCGGCCTCCAACAGTGCCGCCCAGCCCTACTTCGAGCTGTTGATCGTCGACAACCTTTCCCCACAGGAAGAGGAAGTCGTGCGCGAGGCTTTCCGCAACATGCGTCGCCCCGAGGACAAGTTCGTCTACGACGTGGTCACCGTGCGCAGCTTCGAGGATGCGCTGATCGCGGTGCTGGTCAACCCCAACATCCAGGCCTGCCTGATCCGCTACGAGTTCCCCTACAAGTCGAAGTACAACCTCAGCGCGCTGCGCAACTACCTGGAGGGGCTGTCGGAGAAGGAGCTGGAGAACCAGACCGAGGCCGAGCGCAGTATTCTGCTCAGCTCGATGATTCACGAACTGCGCCCGGAGATAGACCAGTTCCTGGTCACCAGTGGCGACGTCGAGGCCACGGCCAGCCGCGACATCCGCTACTTCAACCGTATCTTCTATCGCGAGACCGACTACATCGAGCAGCACCACACCATTCTGCGGGCCATCGACAATCGCTACCGCACGCCGTTCTTCGATGCCCTGCGCGAGTACAGCAAGAAGCCCACCGGGGTCTTCCACGCCATGCCCATCTCCCGGGGGAAGTCGGTGACCCGCTCCCATTGGGCCGGCCAGATGATCGACTTCTACGGCATCAACATCTTCCTCGCCGAGACGTCGGCGACCTCCGGCGGGCTCGATTCGCTGCTGCAGCCCTACGGGCCGATCAAGAAGGCCCAGGAGTACGCGGCCCGGGCCTTCGGTGCCCGGCAGAGCTTCTTCGTCACCAACGGCACCTCCACGGCCAACAAGATCGTGGTCCAGGCGCTGGTCAAGCCGCGGGACATCGTGCTGGTCGATCGGGACTGCCACAAGTCGCACCACTACGGCATGGTGCTGGCGGGTGCCCACGTCAGCTATCTCGACTCCTATCCGCTGCACGACTACTCCATGTACGGCGCGGTGCCGCTGCACGAGATCAAGAAGACCCTGCTGGGCTACAAGCGCTCGGGTCAGCTGCACAAGGTGAAGATGCTGCTGCTGACCAACTGCACCTTCGACGGCGTGGTCTACAACGTGCGCCGGGTGATGGAGGAGTGCCTGGCGATCAAGCCGGACCTGGTGTTCCTGTGGGACGAGGCGTGGTTCGCCTTCGCCTCCTTCAACCCCACCTACCGGCCGCGCACCGCCATGAATGCGGCACGCACCCTGAGAGAGCGCTACCGCAGTGACAAGTACCGGGAGGAGTACGCGGCCTGGAAAGCCGAGTTCGACGAACTCGATCCGGACGACGACGCCACCTGGCTGGAGCGTCGGCTGATGCCCGATCCGGATCAGGTGCGTATCCGCGCCTATGCCACCCACTCCACCCACAAGACCCTGACCTCGCTGCGCCAGGGCTCGATGATCCACGTCTTCGACCAGGACTATCGCCAGAAGGTCGAGGCCCCGTTCCACGAGGCCTACATGACCCATACCTCCACCTCGCCCAACTACCAGATCGTGGCGTCGCTGGATGTAGGGCGCATGCAGGCGGAAATGGAAGGCTTCGAGCTGGTCCACGCCCAGGTCGAGGCGGCGCTGTCGCTGCGCGAGCAGCTCTACAGCCACCCGCTGCTGCAGAAATACTTCCGCGTATTGAAAAACAAGGACATGGTGCCGGCGGAATACCGCGAGTCCGGCGTCGAGTCCTACTACGACCCGGTGACGGGCTGGAACAAGATGGAGGAGGCCTGGGCCCGGGACGAATTCGTCGTCGACCCCAGCCGCATCACCATCGCCATCGGTGCGACCGGGGTCGATGGCGATACCTTCAAGAACGAATTCCTGATGAACAAGTACGGTATCCAGATCAACAAGACCTCGCGCAACACCGTGCTGTTCATGACCAACATCGGCACCACCCGTGGCTCCATCGCCTATCTGCTGGATGTGCTGATCAAGCTGGCCAAGGAGTTCGACAATCTCTGGGAGGACAGCAGCCGGCCGGAGCGCAAGATCATCGAGAACCGCGTCCACTCCCTGACCCAGGAGCTGCCGCCGCTGCCAGATTTCAGCCGCTTTCACGATGCTTTTCGCCCCGATGCCGAGAGCGCCACGCCGGAAGGAGACATCCGCCGGGCCTATTTCCTCAGCTACGACGAGGAGAATACCGAGTACCTGCGCTTCGACAACGGCGAGCTGCAGGGCCAGATGCGGTCGGGGCGCGACGTGGTCTCGGCGAGCTTCGTGATTCCCTACCCCCCGGGTTTCCCGGTACTGGTGCCGGGGCAGGTGGTCAGCGAGGGGATTCTTCACTTCCTGCAGGCGCTGGATGTCACCGAGATCCACGGCTATCGGCCGGAGCTGGGGCTGCTGGTGTTTACCGAGGAGGCATTGAGCGCGCCCCCCGACAGCTGA